One Ictalurus furcatus strain D&B chromosome 21, Billie_1.0, whole genome shotgun sequence genomic region harbors:
- the lrrn2 gene encoding leucine-rich repeat neuronal protein 2, which yields KMSEITMGFLHIHLLFGVVSSLVIHSIPWKVPCPHQCVCQIKPWYSPQSVYREAPTVDCNDLLLTQLPTSLPPETQTLRLQSNLISSVDQSELQGLTNLTELDLSHNSFISTRNLRITDLPALLSLHMEENQLRHLPEAAFSGLPNLQELYLNHNRLRSISPGAFKGLGNLVRLHLNSNHLMIIDRRWFHALPQLEVLMTGGNPVDTIQDLNFKPLGSLRSLVLAGMGLHEISERALEGLLNLESISFYDNNLTKVPKEALQKLPSLKFLDLNKNPIQLVQKGDFRDMFHLKELGLNNMEDLVSIEHSAMENLPELTKLEITNNPRLSYIHPQAFQKLPRMESLMLNSNALSALHRQTVRSLPSLQEISLHTNPIRCDCLIRWVGAEDGKPVRFIEPQSTFCSEPPELKTRRVKEVSFREMADSCLPLIAPSMFPSYIQVKYGDNIALHCRALAEPEPSIYWVIPKGLRLTPSTRFGRYQVLSEGTLEIFGVTPEEAGFYTCVAQNLVGADTKSLTLKVEGSGRAQIANDQRKEDSLEVHDVKERYALLSWHTGHNIPAARISWIANGSLEDHHKHSTRILAGTKGFNLTRLQPGTNYKVCLHMGPNDTSCVHLRTKEVLLLVPSADITPVFLLGVSAFFLILLAAKTCHGRTMYDWKEFETPHSTILTQDAKAFMATDPLRQYKDKLSEGSGKVLSDAKPVQDVLGPAKQAF from the coding sequence AAAATGAGTGAGATTACAATGGGTTTTTTGCATATTCACCTCCTGTTTGGGGTTGTAAGCTCCTTGGTTATTCACTCAATCCCCTGGAAGGTACCCTGTCCTCACCAGTGTGTATGCCAGATCAAACCCTGGTACTCACCCCAGTCTGTGTATAGAGAGGCTCCAACTGTTGACTGTAATGACCTGCTCCTCACTCAGTTGCCCACATCCCTCCCTCCAGAGACACAAACACTAAGACTGCAGAGCAACCTCATCAGTTCAGTGGACCAAAGTGAACTCCAGGGTCTCACCAATCTAACTGAGCTGGATCTCTCCCACAACAGTTTCATCAGCACCCGTAACTTGAGAATCACTGACCTGCCAGCTCTTCTAAGCCTACACATGGAAGAGAATCAGCTGAGGCACTTGCCTGAAGCAGCTTTCTCTGGACTGCCCAACCTTCAGGAATTGTATCTCAATCATAATAGGCTCAGAAGTATTTCCCCAGGAGCTTTCAAAGGTTTAGGTAATCTTGTAAGGCTTCATCTCAATTCTAACCACCTAATGATAATTGACAGGCGTTGGTTCCATGCTTTGCCTCAACTAGAAGTACTCATGACAGGAGGAAATCCAGTGGACACGATCCAAGATCTCAACTTCAAACCTCTTGGATCCTTGCGCAGCCTGGTCTTGGCAGGTATGGGCTTACATGAGATCTCAGAGCGTGCTCTAGAAGGACTTCTGAACCTGGAGAGTATTAGCTTCTATGACAACAACTTGACCAAAGTCCCAAAAGAGGCACTGCAGAAGCTACCAAGCTTGAAATTTCTGGACCTTAACAAGAACCCAATTCAGCTGGTGCAAAAAGGGGATTTCAGGGACATGTTTCACCTGAAGGAGCTTGGCTTGAACAACATGGAGGATCTGGTGTCCATTGAGCACTCAGCAATGGAAAACCTCCCTGAGCTGACAAAACTAGAAATCACAAACAATCCACGACTGTCATACATTCACCCTCAGGCTTTCCAGAAGCTGCCACGTATGGAGAGCTTGATGCTCAACAGTAATGCCTTGAGTGCTCTGCATCGTCAGACTGTGCGGTCTCTGCCAAGCTTACAGGAGATCAGTCTGCACACCAATCCCATTCGCTGTGACTGCCTTATTCGCTGGGTTGGGGCAGAGGATGGCAAGCCAGTTCGTTTCATTGAACCACAGTCCACATTCTGCTCAGAACCTCCAGAGTTAAAAACGAGACGAGTAAAAGAAGTCTCCTTCAGGGAGATGGCTGATAGCTGCCTCCCTTTGATTGCCCCAAGCATGTTCCCTTCTTACATTCAAGTGAAATACGGGGACAACATAGCCCTGCATTGCCGAGCACTTGCAGAACCAGAACCAAGTATTTACTGGGTcattccaaaaggtttgagatTAACTCCCTCCACAAGATTTGGACGTTACCAGGTTTTATCAGAGGGCACTTTGGAAATATTTGGAGTCACCCCTGAGGAGGCTGGATTCTACACTTGTGTTGCACAGAATCTAGTTGGGGCTGACACAAAGAGTCTAACACTAAAAGTGGAGGGATCTGGCAGGGCTCAAATAGCAAATGATCAAAGAAAGGAAGACAGCCTTGAGGTCCATGATGTTAAAGAACGATATGCTTTACTGTCTTGGCACACTGGCCATAACATCCCTGCTGCCAGAATCTCTTGGATAGCCAATGGGAGCCTGGAAGACCACCACAAGCATAGCACTAGAATACTAGCTGGCACTAAGGGCTTCAACCTAACCCGCCTCCAACCAGGGACCAATTACAAGGTTTGTCTGCATATGGGGCCAAACGACACCTCCTGTGTCCATCTCAGGACTAAAGAGGTGCTTCTCTTAGTTCCTTCTGCAGACATCACCCCAGTATTCCTATTGGGTGTATCAGCTTTTTTCCTCATCCTGTTGGCAGCCAAAACTTGCCATGGGAGGACAATGTATGACTGGAAAGAGTTTGAGACACCCCATTCCACCATTTTGACCCAGGACGCAAAGGCTTTCATGGCTACAGATCCACTTCGGCAGTACAAAGATAAACTCTCAGAGGGCAGTGGAAAGGTGCTCAGTGATGCTAAGCCAGTGCAAGATGTTCTGGGTCCTGCAAAACAGGCGTTTTAA
- the mdm4 gene encoding protein Mdm4 isoform X1 yields the protein MNSMSSALHSASSPSCRALPGEGSQVQPKAPLLQILRVAGAQEEIFTLKEVMHYLGQYIIVKELYDKQRQHIVHCQDDPLGELLEVESFSVKSPSPVYEMLKRNLLILNGSDAAKNVSVGKDSNQSPCEDPGQVSSKICSSGTSFSDASACSMQNSSQRRPRDEDDDSLDGMPRSACKRPKLDVSLDEWDLSGLPWWFLGNLRSNYTRRSNGSTDIHTNQLSCGQEEDTAVVSDTTDDLWFLNEAESEQVSVEMKEAALEQGSDSESPQEEEEQGRDSKEDKEMQEELDDDSQCLSDDTDTEISTQDAWQCSECRKFNSATQRYCMRCWALRKDWYKDCTRLAHSVSVPNLPEPKDENEDEDDGIDVPDCPRTVSDPVILPSHWASRDLPALPASAKGKAPRRVLQSCQESQEGREVMLEPCRLCRVRPRDGNIIHGRTAHMLTCFPCARKLHRCHAPCPGCGQIIQKVIKMFVA from the exons ATGAACTCCATGTCATCAGCCCTGCACTCGGCTTCAAGCCCATCATGCAGAGCTCTGCCCGGGGAGGGAAGTCAG GTCCAGCCCAAGGCTCCCCTCCTGCAGATTCTTCGGGTAGCTGGAGCTCAGGAGGAGATTTTCACTCTGAAGGAG GTAATGCATTACCTTGGCCAGTACATTATTGTGAAGGAATTGTATGACAAACAGAGGCAGCACATAGTCCATTGTCAAGATGATCCACTTGGGGAGTTGCTGGAAGTGGAAAGCTTTTCTGTCAAAAGCCCCAG CCCTGTGTATGAGATGCTGAAGAGGAACTTGCTCATTTTGAATGGCTCGG ACGCGGCAAAGAATGTTTCAGTCGGCAAGGATTCTAATCAGTCTCCATGTGAAGATCCCGGGCAG GTGTCCAGCAAGATTTGTAGTTCTGGAACCTCGTTCAGCGATGCCAGTGCCTGTTCTATGCAGAATTCCTCTCAGCGAAGACCAcgagatgaagatgatg ACTCATTAGATGGGATGCCCAGATCAGCCTGTAAGCGGCCAAAGCTGGATGTGAGTCTTGACGAATGGGACCTGTCCGGCCTGCCCTGGTGGTTTCTGGGTAACCTGCGCAGTAATTACACACGCAGGAGCAATGGCTCCACAGACATCCACACAAATCAA CTCTCTTGTGGACAGGAGGAGGACACTGCTGTTGTGTCAGACACCACGGATGACCTGTGGTTTCTGAATGAGGCAGAGAGCGAGCAGGTTAGTGTGGAGATGAAGGAGGCAGCACTTGAACAGGGCAGTGACTCTGAGTCTCctcaggaggaagaggagcaagGGAGGGACAGCAAAGAGGACAAGGAG ATGCAGGAGGAGCTGGATGATgactctcagtgtctcagtgatGATACAGACACCGAGATTTCGACACAG GATGCCTGGCAGTGCTCAGAGTGCCGCAAGTTTAACTCGGCCACACAGCGCTACTGCATGCGTTGCTGGGCACTGCGCAAGGATTGGTACAAGGACTGTACACGCCTAGCACACTCTGTCTCAGTCCCCAACCTCCCAGAACCCAAAGACGaaaatgaggatgaggatgatggtaTTGATGTGCCTGACTGCCCAAGAACTGTTTCAGACCCTGTCATCCTGCCCTCACATTGGGCATCTCGTGATTTACCTGCCTTGCCTGCATCTGCCAAGGGCAAAGCCCCACGCCGGGTGCTTCAGAGTTGCCAGGAGAGCCAAGAAGGGCGTGAAGTCATGCTGGAACCCTGCAGGCTGTGCCGTGTGCGTCCACGTGACGGCAACATCATTCATGGACGCACAGCGCACATGCTCACCTGCTTTCCCTGTGCACGTAAGCTACACAGGTGCCATGCTCCATGCCCTGGCTGTGGCCAGATCATCCAGAAAGTCATCAAGATGTTTGTAGCCTGA
- the mdm4 gene encoding protein Mdm4 isoform X2, giving the protein MNSMSSALHSASSPSCRALPGEGSQVQPKAPLLQILRVAGAQEEIFTLKEVMHYLGQYIIVKELYDKQRQHIVHCQDDPLGELLEVESFSVKSPSPVYEMLKRNLLILNGSDAAKNVSVGKDSNQSPCEDPGQVSSKICSSGTSFSDASACSMQNSSQRRPRDEDDDSLDGMPRSACKRPKLDVSLDEWDLSGLPWWFLGNLRSNYTRRSNGSTDIHTNQEEDTAVVSDTTDDLWFLNEAESEQVSVEMKEAALEQGSDSESPQEEEEQGRDSKEDKEMQEELDDDSQCLSDDTDTEISTQDAWQCSECRKFNSATQRYCMRCWALRKDWYKDCTRLAHSVSVPNLPEPKDENEDEDDGIDVPDCPRTVSDPVILPSHWASRDLPALPASAKGKAPRRVLQSCQESQEGREVMLEPCRLCRVRPRDGNIIHGRTAHMLTCFPCARKLHRCHAPCPGCGQIIQKVIKMFVA; this is encoded by the exons ATGAACTCCATGTCATCAGCCCTGCACTCGGCTTCAAGCCCATCATGCAGAGCTCTGCCCGGGGAGGGAAGTCAG GTCCAGCCCAAGGCTCCCCTCCTGCAGATTCTTCGGGTAGCTGGAGCTCAGGAGGAGATTTTCACTCTGAAGGAG GTAATGCATTACCTTGGCCAGTACATTATTGTGAAGGAATTGTATGACAAACAGAGGCAGCACATAGTCCATTGTCAAGATGATCCACTTGGGGAGTTGCTGGAAGTGGAAAGCTTTTCTGTCAAAAGCCCCAG CCCTGTGTATGAGATGCTGAAGAGGAACTTGCTCATTTTGAATGGCTCGG ACGCGGCAAAGAATGTTTCAGTCGGCAAGGATTCTAATCAGTCTCCATGTGAAGATCCCGGGCAG GTGTCCAGCAAGATTTGTAGTTCTGGAACCTCGTTCAGCGATGCCAGTGCCTGTTCTATGCAGAATTCCTCTCAGCGAAGACCAcgagatgaagatgatg ACTCATTAGATGGGATGCCCAGATCAGCCTGTAAGCGGCCAAAGCTGGATGTGAGTCTTGACGAATGGGACCTGTCCGGCCTGCCCTGGTGGTTTCTGGGTAACCTGCGCAGTAATTACACACGCAGGAGCAATGGCTCCACAGACATCCACACAAATCAA GAGGAGGACACTGCTGTTGTGTCAGACACCACGGATGACCTGTGGTTTCTGAATGAGGCAGAGAGCGAGCAGGTTAGTGTGGAGATGAAGGAGGCAGCACTTGAACAGGGCAGTGACTCTGAGTCTCctcaggaggaagaggagcaagGGAGGGACAGCAAAGAGGACAAGGAG ATGCAGGAGGAGCTGGATGATgactctcagtgtctcagtgatGATACAGACACCGAGATTTCGACACAG GATGCCTGGCAGTGCTCAGAGTGCCGCAAGTTTAACTCGGCCACACAGCGCTACTGCATGCGTTGCTGGGCACTGCGCAAGGATTGGTACAAGGACTGTACACGCCTAGCACACTCTGTCTCAGTCCCCAACCTCCCAGAACCCAAAGACGaaaatgaggatgaggatgatggtaTTGATGTGCCTGACTGCCCAAGAACTGTTTCAGACCCTGTCATCCTGCCCTCACATTGGGCATCTCGTGATTTACCTGCCTTGCCTGCATCTGCCAAGGGCAAAGCCCCACGCCGGGTGCTTCAGAGTTGCCAGGAGAGCCAAGAAGGGCGTGAAGTCATGCTGGAACCCTGCAGGCTGTGCCGTGTGCGTCCACGTGACGGCAACATCATTCATGGACGCACAGCGCACATGCTCACCTGCTTTCCCTGTGCACGTAAGCTACACAGGTGCCATGCTCCATGCCCTGGCTGTGGCCAGATCATCCAGAAAGTCATCAAGATGTTTGTAGCCTGA